A window of Ruania suaedae contains these coding sequences:
- a CDS encoding RuBisCO large subunit C-terminal-like domain-containing protein encodes MAADYVVATYIVETSMPLERAAEVLAGEQSTGTFVRVERESDSVRARFAAQVDGLEELPLTGASALPGTVGDPSDRRRARLRIRFPLSNFGPSLPNLMAAVAGNLFEIKELGAIKLVDLDLPPAFAERYPGPQFGVEGTRRLMSRPEGAMLGTIVKPSIGLTPAELAELVGDLADGGIDFIKDDELQGNGPHAPLAERIAAVMPVLNRHAERTGVKPMYAFNITDDIDQLERNHDMVLEAGGTCIMVCLNNVGLAGLEYIRRRSQLPIHGHRAGFGAISRSEQVGIAFRAWQKLARLSGTDHLHTNGISNKFYESDAEVLAAISAVQEPLLGTTPTVPVLSSGQWGGLAHATHEAVGSTDLLVLAGGGIHGHPDGVRAGVDSMRQAWASAAAGETVEDALRTSEALRRAVDRFGPVRV; translated from the coding sequence ATGGCCGCCGACTATGTGGTGGCGACCTATATCGTCGAGACCTCCATGCCGCTCGAACGTGCGGCCGAGGTGCTCGCCGGGGAGCAGTCCACCGGCACCTTCGTGCGGGTGGAGCGGGAGTCGGACTCGGTGCGGGCACGTTTCGCCGCCCAGGTCGACGGCCTCGAGGAGCTGCCACTGACCGGGGCCTCGGCCCTGCCCGGCACGGTGGGCGACCCATCCGACCGGCGGCGGGCGCGCCTGCGGATCCGCTTCCCGCTGAGCAACTTCGGCCCCTCGCTGCCCAACCTCATGGCCGCGGTGGCCGGGAACCTGTTCGAGATCAAGGAACTCGGCGCGATCAAGCTGGTCGATCTCGACCTGCCGCCGGCCTTCGCCGAGCGCTACCCCGGCCCGCAGTTCGGCGTCGAGGGCACGCGCCGGCTGATGTCGCGCCCCGAGGGGGCGATGCTGGGCACGATCGTCAAGCCGAGCATCGGCCTCACCCCCGCCGAGCTCGCCGAGCTGGTGGGTGACCTCGCCGACGGCGGGATCGACTTCATCAAGGACGACGAGCTGCAGGGCAACGGCCCGCACGCCCCGCTGGCCGAACGGATTGCGGCGGTGATGCCGGTGCTGAACCGGCACGCCGAGCGCACCGGTGTGAAGCCGATGTACGCCTTCAACATCACCGATGACATCGACCAGCTCGAACGCAATCACGACATGGTGCTCGAGGCCGGTGGCACCTGCATCATGGTCTGCCTCAACAACGTCGGATTGGCCGGGCTGGAGTACATCCGCCGCCGCTCCCAGCTGCCCATCCACGGCCACCGGGCGGGCTTCGGGGCCATCAGCCGCTCCGAGCAGGTCGGGATCGCGTTCCGCGCGTGGCAGAAGCTGGCGCGGCTGAGCGGGACCGACCATCTGCATACCAACGGCATCTCCAACAAGTTCTACGAGTCCGACGCCGAGGTGCTCGCGGCGATCTCCGCCGTCCAGGAGCCGTTGCTGGGCACCACGCCGACGGTGCCGGTGCTCTCCTCCGGGCAGTGGGGCGGGCTCGCCCACGCCACGCACGAGGCCGTGGGCAGCACCGATCTGCTCGTGCTCGCCGGGGGCGGGATCCACGGCCACCCCGACGGCGTCCGGGCGGGGGTGGACAGCATGCGCCAGGCCTGGGCATCCGCCGCCGCGGGTGAGACCGTCGAGGATGCCCTCCGCACCTCCGAAGCCCTGCGACGGGCGGTCGACCGCTTCGGGCCGGTCCGTGTCTGA
- a CDS encoding glycoside hydrolase family 127 protein gives MTAPSQTRAHAPWTPLGAEGARWRSGFWADVARRTREVTVPSMEDMLRDPAVSPGVRNFRIAAGLEEGEHQGPPFMDGDTYKWLESAVVQLELAWDDELAARIEDLAALIASVQREDGYLHTPTAIAERKQEQVQALADRFNFETYNLGHLITVAVRHHAVTGSATLLDVAEKAAGFLEMLATDKPTELAKSAICPSHYMAVIDLYRATGNERYLRLAEAFLRVRDEFEEGGDDNQDRIPVREQTVVTGHAVRANYLYAGLSDLVAETGDAGLQGVLERLWTDVVETKLYLTGGCGALYDGASPDGFPWQKEISRVHQAYGRPYQLPNTTAHNESCAHIGMIFWSERMLALAPRARYADVIETISYNALLASIGLDGASYFYTNPLRQVRELPFPLRRAGDTALRPTPEPPPSDERLRQPYLSCFCCPPNIARTLSEMHERIASVGPDGLYVHQYGGSQVRGESASGHVVLTESSQYPWDGAITFTVTEAAGSLPVHLRIPGWSRGARVAVNGSAVEVSEPSSYTRIEREWQAGDEITLDLPMPVRIVRGHRLAEEITNQVAVQRGPVVYCLESHELPDGARLEQVALPRDAQPQPVQMTIGSEQVTALETEAAILPPATEGLYGDVDDAPLRRASVRLVPYYAWSNRGPSEMSVWLPVVW, from the coding sequence ATGACGGCCCCATCCCAGACCCGCGCCCATGCGCCCTGGACCCCGCTCGGTGCCGAGGGTGCACGCTGGCGCTCCGGATTCTGGGCCGATGTCGCACGCCGGACCCGCGAGGTGACGGTGCCCAGCATGGAGGACATGCTGCGCGACCCCGCCGTCAGCCCCGGCGTGCGCAACTTCCGCATCGCGGCCGGACTGGAGGAGGGGGAGCACCAGGGCCCGCCGTTCATGGACGGTGACACCTACAAGTGGCTCGAGTCCGCCGTCGTGCAGCTCGAGCTCGCCTGGGACGACGAGCTCGCGGCCCGGATCGAGGACCTTGCCGCCCTCATCGCCTCGGTGCAGCGCGAGGACGGCTACCTGCACACCCCGACGGCGATCGCCGAGCGCAAGCAGGAGCAGGTGCAGGCGCTCGCGGACCGGTTCAACTTCGAGACCTACAACCTCGGTCACCTCATCACCGTGGCCGTGCGCCATCACGCCGTCACGGGTTCGGCGACCCTGCTCGACGTGGCCGAGAAGGCGGCCGGCTTCCTCGAGATGCTCGCCACCGACAAGCCGACCGAGCTGGCGAAGTCGGCGATCTGCCCCTCCCACTACATGGCCGTCATCGACCTGTACCGGGCCACCGGGAACGAGCGCTACCTGCGCCTGGCCGAGGCGTTCCTGCGCGTCCGCGACGAGTTCGAGGAGGGCGGCGACGACAACCAGGACCGCATCCCCGTGCGCGAGCAGACCGTCGTCACCGGCCACGCCGTACGCGCCAACTACCTCTACGCCGGCCTGAGCGATCTGGTCGCCGAGACCGGCGACGCCGGCCTGCAGGGGGTGCTCGAGCGCCTCTGGACCGATGTGGTCGAGACCAAGCTCTACCTCACCGGTGGCTGCGGTGCCCTCTACGACGGCGCCTCCCCGGACGGCTTCCCCTGGCAGAAGGAGATCAGCCGCGTCCACCAGGCCTATGGCCGGCCCTACCAGCTGCCGAACACGACGGCGCACAACGAGTCGTGCGCGCACATCGGCATGATCTTCTGGTCCGAGCGGATGCTGGCGCTGGCCCCGCGGGCGCGCTATGCCGACGTCATCGAGACCATCTCCTACAACGCCCTGCTGGCCAGCATCGGCCTGGACGGCGCGAGCTACTTCTACACCAACCCGCTGCGGCAGGTGCGCGAGCTGCCGTTCCCGCTGCGCCGCGCCGGGGACACCGCCCTGCGCCCCACGCCGGAGCCGCCGCCTTCGGACGAGCGGCTGCGCCAGCCCTACCTCAGCTGCTTCTGCTGCCCGCCCAACATCGCCCGGACCTTGTCGGAGATGCACGAGCGCATCGCCTCGGTCGGCCCGGACGGGCTGTACGTGCACCAGTACGGCGGGTCGCAGGTGCGCGGTGAGTCCGCGAGCGGTCACGTGGTGCTGACGGAGAGCTCGCAGTATCCGTGGGACGGCGCGATCACCTTCACCGTCACCGAGGCCGCCGGCAGCCTGCCGGTCCACCTGCGCATCCCCGGCTGGTCGCGCGGGGCGCGGGTCGCCGTCAACGGGAGCGCGGTCGAGGTGAGCGAACCTTCCAGCTACACCCGCATCGAGCGCGAGTGGCAGGCCGGCGACGAGATCACCCTGGACCTGCCGATGCCGGTGCGGATCGTGCGCGGGCACCGCCTCGCCGAGGAGATCACCAACCAGGTGGCCGTGCAGCGCGGACCGGTCGTGTACTGCCTGGAGAGCCACGAGCTTCCCGACGGCGCCCGGCTGGAGCAGGTCGCACTGCCGCGCGATGCGCAGCCGCAGCCGGTGCAGATGACGATCGGGTCGGAGCAGGTGACGGCGCTGGAGACCGAGGCCGCCATCCTCCCGCCGGCGACCGAGGGCCTGTACGGCGACGTCGACGACGCCCCGCTGCGCCGGGCGAGCGTGCGGCTGGTGCCGTACTACGCCTGGAGCAACCGCGGGCCGTCGGAGATGTCCGTGTGGTTGCCGGTGGTGTGGTGA
- a CDS encoding aspartate/glutamate racemase family protein, producing MTSTTPATRVAFLHTGAVVIPPVMELVGEQLPGLSTVNYLDDRIVADLADPAHQESVAERLADLAAAAKSAGADVVMFTCSSISHLAAPTAEKAGIPVLRIDEAMADEAVAAAGRVTVLATLPTTLEPTLGLLRERAELAGTTPEFVSEVVPGAFEAVAGGDRAAHDRLVAEAIERHAPTSDVVVLAQASMASAAEAARVEVPVMTSLRPGIARLAERVQAG from the coding sequence ATGACCTCCACCACCCCCGCCACGCGCGTCGCGTTCCTGCACACCGGCGCCGTCGTCATCCCGCCCGTCATGGAACTGGTCGGCGAGCAGCTGCCCGGCCTGAGCACAGTCAACTACCTCGATGACCGGATCGTGGCCGACCTCGCCGATCCGGCGCACCAGGAGTCGGTGGCCGAGCGCCTGGCCGATCTGGCCGCGGCCGCGAAGTCCGCCGGCGCCGACGTGGTGATGTTCACCTGCTCCTCGATCTCCCACCTGGCCGCTCCGACGGCGGAGAAGGCCGGGATCCCGGTGCTGCGCATCGACGAGGCGATGGCCGACGAGGCCGTGGCCGCGGCTGGACGGGTCACGGTGCTGGCCACCCTCCCGACGACGCTCGAGCCCACCCTGGGGCTGCTGCGCGAGCGCGCCGAGCTGGCCGGCACCACACCGGAGTTCGTCAGCGAGGTGGTCCCGGGGGCGTTCGAGGCCGTCGCGGGCGGGGACCGCGCCGCGCATGACCGGCTCGTGGCCGAGGCGATCGAGCGGCACGCACCGACCAGCGACGTCGTGGTGCTCGCGCAGGCGTCGATGGCCTCAGCCGCCGAGGCGGCTCGGGTCGAGGTGCCGGTGATGACGAGCCTGCGGCCGGGCATCGCCCGCCTCGCCGAGCGCGTGCAGGCCGGCTGA